Part of the Bacteroidia bacterium genome is shown below.
AGCAAGGTCTGACATGAAACGATATTCATAGGGCTTAAGTCGTTTATTACGTTTATCCCATTGAACTACTTTCTTAACAAGGTCAATCGTAATTTCTTCTGCTTCCTGTTTTTTGTTTTCATCTTCATCAAAAAATTCTTCCATGTCAAAGAATAGTTCCGGGTTTTCATTCGCCACGACATTTAGAATTTCTTCTCCCTGCTTTCTTTCAATATCCGAAATGACTCTGTTTGATCTAATACGATTTCCTAAAGTGTTTGCCATATCGATCTGGTAGTGCGAAACTTTTGAAGTTTCCCTGCCCCAGTTTTCTATCTTCTTCCAGGTTTTTGGATGAATTGATTTAATGCGTTCAAGGGAAGCGTCAATTTC
Proteins encoded:
- a CDS encoding abortive phage resistance protein, with translation EIDASLERIKSIHPKTWKKIENWGRETSKVSHYQIDMANTLGNRIRSNRVISDIERKQGEEILNVVANENPELFFDMEEFFDEDENKKQEAEEITIDLVKKVVQWDKRNKRLKPYEYRFMSDLADGKKGMTSRNLYIAGLNLKKVQKYGFKD